From the genome of Terriglobia bacterium, one region includes:
- a CDS encoding efflux RND transporter periplasmic adaptor subunit, giving the protein MRTLLTGAVIACVAASAALIGCSSQEKEQEPVVTVQTATARKTSIEQVISTEAVLYPKNQAAITPKVVAPVRKFYVNRGAHVHKGQLLAVLENRDIAASVTENKGALEQAQASYETTTRATLPEDLLKAEGDARSAKENLDAQQKLYDSRKSLFEQGALPRKDLDSAAVALAQAREQSQVADQHLAALRAFGNKVAAQAAAGQLSSAQGKYQGSMAQLSYTEIRSPINGIVTDRPLYAGETPPAGQPLMTVMDTSSVIARAHIPQEQAALLNVGDSATISAPEVGNVPAKVTIVSPALDPGSTTVEVWVEAPNKSGKLRPGSSVEVRMVARKINDAIVIPKSAILKTPESETTVMVVGSDNRAHKTVVQTGVTSGDEVQITKSLNAGQTVITVGAYGLPDNTQVKVAEQQPAKPSPAATEKE; this is encoded by the coding sequence ATGCGAACACTACTCACCGGAGCAGTAATCGCCTGCGTCGCCGCGTCGGCGGCGCTCATCGGCTGTTCCAGCCAGGAGAAAGAACAGGAGCCGGTCGTCACCGTTCAGACCGCGACCGCACGCAAGACGTCCATTGAGCAGGTCATCAGCACTGAAGCCGTTCTTTATCCCAAGAACCAGGCCGCAATTACGCCAAAGGTTGTCGCGCCCGTGCGCAAGTTCTACGTGAACCGCGGGGCGCATGTTCACAAGGGACAACTGCTCGCCGTCCTCGAGAACCGCGACATCGCCGCTTCAGTTACCGAGAACAAGGGCGCTCTCGAACAGGCGCAGGCGAGCTATGAGACCACGACGCGCGCCACCTTGCCCGAGGATCTCCTGAAAGCCGAAGGCGACGCCCGCTCCGCGAAGGAAAATCTCGATGCCCAGCAGAAACTCTACGACAGCCGAAAGTCGCTCTTCGAACAGGGCGCTCTTCCTCGCAAGGACCTCGATTCCGCCGCCGTCGCACTCGCGCAAGCACGCGAGCAATCTCAGGTAGCCGACCAGCATCTTGCGGCCCTGCGAGCGTTCGGAAACAAGGTTGCTGCCCAGGCGGCCGCGGGCCAACTCTCTTCCGCGCAGGGCAAATACCAGGGCTCGATGGCGCAGTTGAGCTACACGGAAATCCGAAGCCCCATCAACGGCATTGTCACGGACCGCCCACTCTACGCAGGTGAAACTCCACCCGCCGGCCAGCCGTTGATGACGGTAATGGACACCTCTTCGGTGATCGCGCGCGCTCACATCCCGCAAGAGCAGGCGGCGCTGCTGAACGTCGGCGATTCCGCCACCATCTCCGCGCCCGAAGTCGGCAACGTTCCTGCGAAAGTTACCATCGTCAGCCCCGCACTCGACCCGGGCAGTACGACTGTCGAAGTCTGGGTGGAAGCCCCTAACAAATCCGGCAAGCTTCGCCCCGGCTCCAGCGTTGAGGTTCGCATGGTCGCCCGCAAGATCAACGATGCCATAGTGATTCCCAAGTCGGCCATCCTCAAGACGCCGGAGAGCGAAACCACGGTAATGGTCGTCGGCAGCGACAACCGCGCCCATAAGACGGTCGTGCAAACCGGCGTGACCAGTGGCGACGAAGTGCAGATCACGAAGAGCCTCAACGCCGGACAGACGGTCATCACTGTTGGCGCCTACGGCCTTCCCGACAACACGCAAGTCAAAGTTGCGGAACAGCAGCCGGCGAAACCGAGTCCCGCCGCCACGGAGAAGGAATAG
- a CDS encoding TolC family protein, whose amino-acid sequence MLRHLLLCVLVVCAGSAWSQTNITASSGQTAPTSAVLTLADAIRLAKANLPAFRAAVTEAGLARENRVQARAALLPNVSYQTGAIYTEPNGTDTGVFIAANGVREYISQGVVHEGIGFSTIADYRLARFLEAAARANQEVAVRGLVATVTRAFYTEVVAGRKTQNAAAAADEAKRFLDLSQKLERGGEVAHADVIKAQIQANDRERELHEARLAEEKARLDLAVLVFAKYTPEYQLVDDLQQTPALPDFAHAQDLAAHNNPELKAAAATMSAAHQEVASALGGHLPSLSVDYFYGIDALHYATQSGAINNLGYQVSASLNLPIFNWGATQSKVKQAQLRRDLAQVELNAAQRQALANLREFYSEAQTALSQLDILKQTADLATESLHLTTLRYQGGEATALEVVDAQNTLVQARNSYEDGMVRYRVALATLQTLTGTF is encoded by the coding sequence GTGCTCCGTCATCTTCTCTTATGTGTGTTGGTTGTTTGCGCGGGATCGGCATGGTCCCAAACCAATATCACAGCGAGTTCCGGACAAACCGCTCCAACCTCGGCGGTGCTGACTTTGGCCGACGCTATCCGCCTGGCGAAGGCCAATCTTCCGGCATTCCGCGCCGCCGTAACCGAGGCCGGACTCGCCCGCGAAAATCGCGTCCAGGCGCGCGCCGCTTTGCTTCCCAATGTCTCTTACCAGACCGGCGCGATCTACACTGAGCCTAATGGAACCGATACGGGTGTTTTCATCGCGGCAAATGGTGTTCGCGAATACATCAGTCAAGGTGTGGTTCACGAAGGCATCGGTTTCTCCACCATCGCAGACTATCGCCTCGCACGTTTCCTCGAAGCCGCTGCACGTGCGAACCAGGAGGTTGCGGTCCGCGGACTCGTTGCCACTGTGACCCGCGCCTTCTACACCGAGGTTGTCGCCGGCCGCAAGACGCAGAATGCCGCAGCCGCGGCCGACGAGGCAAAGCGCTTCCTCGATCTGAGCCAGAAACTCGAACGCGGCGGTGAAGTCGCCCATGCGGATGTGATCAAGGCGCAGATACAGGCCAATGATCGCGAACGCGAGTTGCATGAAGCGCGTCTCGCGGAAGAGAAAGCACGGCTCGATCTCGCCGTCCTGGTCTTCGCCAAGTACACTCCCGAGTACCAGCTTGTCGACGATCTTCAGCAAACGCCCGCGCTGCCGGATTTCGCTCACGCCCAGGATCTCGCCGCGCACAACAATCCAGAACTGAAGGCGGCTGCGGCGACCATGAGCGCCGCGCACCAGGAAGTCGCATCCGCCCTCGGCGGCCATCTCCCTTCGCTTTCGGTGGACTACTTTTATGGAATCGATGCGTTGCACTATGCCACGCAAAGCGGGGCAATCAACAATCTCGGGTACCAGGTTTCGGCCAGCCTCAATCTTCCGATCTTCAACTGGGGCGCGACGCAGAGCAAGGTCAAGCAGGCGCAGCTTCGTCGCGATCTCGCCCAGGTCGAACTGAACGCGGCGCAGCGGCAGGCGCTGGCGAATCTCCGTGAGTTCTATAGCGAAGCGCAGACCGCGCTTTCGCAACTCGATATCCTGAAGCAAACCGCGGATCTGGCGACGGAGAGCTTGCACTTAACAACATTGCGCTACCAGGGCGGGGAAGCTACCGCGCTCGAAGTCGTCGACGCCCAGAACACGCTCGTCCAGGCACGCAACAGCTACGAAGACGGCATGGTTCGTTATCGCGTCGCGCTCGCTACTCTGCAGACGCTCACGGGGACATTCTAG